The Enterobacter asburiae sequence ACGCTGGTGAACTTCAGCTCTTCATGCAGCTGGCGCAGCCAGCGGCGCAGCTCTTTACGTACCTGCGCGTCCAGCGCGCCGAAGGGTTCATCCAGCAGCAGAATCTGCGGCTCAACAGCAAGCGCGCGCGCCAGCGCCACGCGCTGTTTCTGCCCACCGGAAAGCTGGGCCGGGAAACGGTCCGCCAGGTGAGCCAGCTGCACCATCTCCAGCAGTTTGGTCACTTTCGCTTTAATGGTTGCCGCATCCGGGCGCTCGCGACGCGGCAGCACGGTCAGGCCAAAGGCGATGTTGTCGAACACGGTCATGTGGCGGAAAAGAGCGTAGTGCTGAAACACAAAGCCCACTTTACGATCGCGGGCGTGCAGGCGGCTCACATCGGTGCCGTGGAAGCGGATATGCCCGCTGGTCTGATGCTCAAGCCCGGCGATAATACGCAGCAGCGTGGTTTTGCCCGAGCCAGACGGCCCCAGAAGCGCCACCATTTGTCCGGAAGGGATATCCAGCGAGATATCATTCAGCACCTGGGTGCGACCAAAAGACTTCTTAATATTGGCAATCTCAATGCTCATGATTTCCCTCCTGATGCTGACGTTTTTCCTGATTTTCTAAACGCCACTGCACCACACTCTTCAAAAACAGGGTCAAAATGGCCATCAGCGTCAGTAACGCTGCGGCAGTAAACGAGCCGATGGTGTTGTAGTCCTGCTGCAGCAGTTCAATCTGGAGCGGCAGCGACAGGGTCTCACCACGGATGGAGCCGGAGACAACGGAAACGGCACCGAACTCACCGATCGCGCGGGCGTTGGTCAGCACCACGCCATAAAGCAGCGCCCAGCGGATATTTGGCAGCGTCACGCGACGGAACATCTGCCAGCCTGACGCGCCCAGCAGCACCGCTGCTTCATCTTCGTTGCTGCCCTGGCTTAACATCACCGGCACCAGCTCACGCACCACAAACGGACAGGTCACGAAGATGGTCACCAGCACCATGCCCGGCCAGGCGAACATGATCTGCAGGTTATGCGCATCCAGCCAGCCGCCCAGCGGACCGTTGGAGCCGTAAAAGAGCAGGTACACCAGACCCGCCACCACCGGCGACACGGCAAAGGGAATATCCAGCAGCGTCAGCAGCATCTGACGTCCCGGGAAGTTAAAGCGCGTCACCAGCCAGGCCAGCAGGGTACCGAATACCAGGTTCACCGGTACCGTGATCAACGCAATCAGCACCGTCAGCCAGATGGCATGCAGCATATCCGGGTCCGCCAGGTTCTCCAGCGCGGGCATCAGGCCCTTGCTGAACGCCTGAACGAAGATATAAACCGTCGGGACGACGAGAATGAGGGCGGACACCAGCACGCCCACGCCAATCAGAAACCATTTTCCCCAGTTGATGCGGGGCGCATCGTATCGCTTCAATTGCGTAACTTCCGCCATCAGTGACCTACCACTCGTCGACCAAAGCGACTTTGCAGAGTGTTAATCGAGTACAGCAGCAGCAGCGAGGCCGCCAGGATCACCGAAGCAATCGCGCTCGCCGCCGGGTAATCAAACTCCTGCAAACGGATGAAAATCATCAGCGAAGTAACTTCCGTTTTCCAGGCGATGTTCCCGGCGATAAAAATCACCGCGCCGAACTCACCCAGGCTGCGGGTAAACGACAGCGCGACGCCCGCCATCAGCGCCGGAGAAAGCTCCGGCAGAACCACTTTACGGAAGCTCTGCCAGCGCGTGGCGCCCAGCGTTTCCGCCGCTTCTTCATATTCCGGACCCAGCTCTTCCAGCACCGGCTGCACGGTACGGACCACAAACGGGATGCTGGTAAAGGCCATCGCCACCGCGATCCCAAGCCAGGTATAGGTCACTTTGATATCAAACTTCGCCAGCCACTCGCCGTACAGCCCGTTCACGGAGAAGAGCGACGCGAGGGTTAAGCCCGCGACCGCCGTCGGCAGCGCAAACGGCAGATCCATCAGTGCATCAAGCAGCGTGCGGCCCGGGAAGCGATAGCGGGTTAAGATCCACGCCATCAGCAGGCCAAACACGCCGTTAAAAATGGAGGCGACAAACGCCGACAGCAGCGTCACCTTATAGGCCGCCACCACCTGCGGGTTGGTGATGACCTCCCAGTACTGCGCCCAGCTCATCTGAGCAAGTTGCATCACCAGCGCGCTGAGCGGCAACAGCAGGATCAGGCAGACGAACAGCAGGCTGGTCCCCAGGCTTAAGGTAAAGCCCGGCAGCACGCGTTTTGTCGAGACTGCAAACATTACTTACGCCCCGCCGCCAGCAATTTGTCTAACTCACCGCCGCTGGCAAAGTGCGTTTTCATCACCTCAGGCCAGGAGCCGAAATGATCTTCCACGCGGAACAGCGCGGTCTGCGGAAATTTGTCTTTCAGTTTGTTCATGACGTCCGGGTTGTTCACGCGGTAGTAGTAATCGGTAATGATGGTCTGCGCCTGCGGGCTGTACAGGTAGTTGAGATAGGCTTTTGCCGCTTTCTCGGTGCCGTTCGCCTGCACGTTTTTATCCACCCACGCTACCGGGAACTCGGCCAGGATGTTGGTTTTCGGGATAACCACCTCGAAGCCCTGCGCTTCGTACTGCTTGCGAATGTTGTTCACTTCGGATTCAAAGCTGATCAACACGTCACCCAGACCGCGTTCGGCGAAGGTGGTGGTCGCGCCGCGGCCGCCGGTATCGAACACTTCGACGTTTTTCAGGAACTGGGTCATGAACTGCTCGGTTTTGGCTTTGTCGTTGCCGTCAGCCTTGTCCGCCGCGCCCCACGCAGCTAAATAGGTGTAGCGTGCGTTACCGGAGGTTTTTGGGTTCGGGAAAATCAGCTTCACATCGGAACGCACCAGGTCGCTCCAGTCGTGGATGTTCTTTGGATTGCCCTTACGCACCAGGAAGCCCATGGTGGAGTAGAACGGCGAGCTGTTGTTCGGCAGGCGGCTCTGCCAGTCAGCCGGGATCAGCTTGCCCTTGTCGTGCAGGATCTGCACGTCAGTCACCTGGTTATAGGTCACGACGTCCGCTTTCAGCCCCTGCAAAATCGCCAGCGCCTGCTTGGACGAGCCGGCGTGGGACTGCTTGATGGTCAGCTTATCGCCGTTATTGTCTTTCGCCCACTGCTGCTCAAACGGTGGGTTAAGGGCGGCAAACAGCTCGCGGGAGACGTCATACGAGCTGTTCAGCAGCTCGGTCGCCTGCGCCTGGGCCACCAGCAGTATACCTGCCAGCGCCAGAGTTCCTTTTTTCAGTACAGTAACGGCCATTGCGCACCCTTATAAATGTGATGACTATCTTATAGTCATAATATTTATAACAGGGATGAAAGGAGTAACGGTTTTATATACCGTTTGGTGATTTACAAGCAGAAAAGGGAATAAGGGGTGCGGCCTGATGCCCTCACCCCGGCCCTCTCCCACAGGGAGAGGGAGAAAGGCCATTACAGCGCCAGCAGACGCTCAACGGACGGCGCAAAGTAGTAGCCGCCGGTCACCGGTTTGGTGAAGCGCAGCATGGCGTCGCGCTTGCCGTCGGTGTCACCGAACATGCTCAGCAGTTGCTGCTCAATGTTGTGCAGGCGCGCGCAGTAGGCGCAGAAGTAGAGGCCGTGCGTGCCGCTTGCGGTGCCGTACGGCAGGCTCTGGCGAACAATCTTCAGCCCTTTACCGTCCTCTTTGAGGTCTACTCGGCTCAGGTGAGAGGTCACCGGACGCTCGTCGCCGTCAATCTCTTCGTTGGCTTCTTTAGTACGACCAATCATCATCTCCTGGTCGTGCACGCTCATGCGGTTAAGCTGCTTGAGGTTGTGCTCCCAGCGCTGGACGAACACATAGCTGCCGCCCGCGTCCACGCCGTCTTTAATTACTGCCACGTCGCGACGAACCTCTTCACCCGCCGGGTTTTCGGTGCCGTCAACGAAGCCGCTCAGATCGCGCTCCTCCACCCAGCGGAAGCCGTGAACCTCTTCCTGCACCTCAATACTGTCGCCAAAGGCCGCGACCGCCGCCTGCGCAACGGAGAAGTTCACGTCATGACGCAGGGAGAGAATGTGGATCAGCACGTCATACTGGGTAGCTGGTGCCAGACCTTTGCCGTAAGGGATAAAGTCTTTCAGCTCTTCCGCCCCTTCGCCGCCGCTCAGCTGACGCCATACGTTATTGCCGAAGGCAACAACGGCACCGAGGTGGGCGTCGGGGAATTTGGCCTGGAAGGTCGCCAGCTTGTCCACAAACGCTTTACTGGCCGCACGCAGGGCATCCACGTCCCCTTTTACATTGGCTTCAATCCAAATCGCCGCGCGGCAATGTTCTGGCAAAATGCCACTCTGAACCTGAGACATCGCTCCTCCTGAAATAAAGATGCCACGTCAGCGTGGCATTGATGGCGGCTATTATACCCGGATTTCAGCGAGGCGGTTTGTTCAGGCGCAAATTACTGCTTCCAGACTATTTTGCTCACTTTCCAGCTCTTCAGCGTGTCGTCAGACGGCATCAATCCTTCCGGGCCGCTCCAGGTTCCGGTGAAGACATAGCTGATGTGCTGGCTGCCTTCCGCCTTACATTCCACCGCAACGCCATCGTCTGAAGGGGCGCTGCTGCAGTTGCCAAAGGCCTGTTTATAAAGATCGCTAAACGGGGTGCCGACCTTTACGCCGCTGGCGGTCGGGATAGCATCGTCCAGCACCGCAATGTGGTTCACCGTCCCTTTATCGCCGTTAATTACCAGCGCCAGCTTGTCACCCTTCAGCGCTTCAAAGTAACGCACAATGTTGCCATTCTCGGTTTTCATCCCGCTACGCAGGCGGTAGTCTCTGCTCAGGGCATCCTGAATAGCGTCCTGATTGAGCGCGGTCGACGCGGTGATTTTTCCTACGCCCTGCTCGGTGACTTCGATGGAAGAGCCAAACCAGTTCCACGGATACGCAGCGGACCAGTTAATAGAAGAGAGCGTGGAACAGCCGGTCAACGCCAGCGGGAGAGCGCATAAAAGTAAACGCAGCGATTTCATTGAAACGTCCTTTCTAATTAAATCAACGCTTGTTGGAGTGCGGCATCGGCAAAAAGTGCCGCGCTAATCTGACTCTTGCGTAAAACAGGCGCGTAATCGGGGATTCGTCAGCAGCCACAGCAGCGCCACGATATCCGCCACCACCAGCGCGACGCCAATACCCGAAAGCGGTTCACCCAACCACCAGAGCACGGGTTGCCAGAACAGCAGCGCGAGCTGGGCGAGGATCAGCAGCCAGCGAAGGGCGCGCCACAGACGCGGGATTACGTGCCGCCGACCGCTGCATAAAAAAGCCACCACCGCCGGTACGCCCGGCAGTAAGCCGAGCCAGAAAGCATCGTGATCGGGATAAAAGAGATTCAGCAGCGTATCGCCCTGCCCGCGCGAGGCGCCGGCCATCACAAACAGCACCCAGGTGCGGGCCTGCAGGAGCAAAACGCACCAGAATAAAAACGGCAGCCTGACGCGGCCCTGTGCATCAAAGTCAGCCGGGTGGATCTCAGTACTCTTCATCTTCGATTAGACGCTTACCTAAGCTCAGCACGTCAGCGTGCTCATAGCCCAGACGTTCATACATGCCCAGCACCACGTCGTTATCTTCCCGCACCATGATCTGAATTTTCGGACAGCCGCGGGCGATCAGCTTCTTCTCAAGCCGATTAAGCAGCGCGTTGGCGATGCCGCGCGCCCGGTATTCCGGGTGGACGCCCAGATAATAGGCCGAGCCGCGATGGCCATCGTAGCCGCCCATCACGGTACCGACGACCTCGCCGTTCACTTCCGCGACCAAAAACAGGCTAACGTCGTGATTCAGCTTACGTTCGATATCCATTTCCGGATCGTTCCACGGACGCAGCAGATCGCAGCGCTCCCAAAGGGTGATCACCTCTTCGAAATCTTCCTGGCGAAAAACGCGTATCTCCATGGTATTAACCGCCTTTTCGGGTTTAAAAACAGTGATTATGGCGTGAACGGGGCGTTTAGCCAATAACCGGGGAAAATCTCGCCAAAATTTGGCATAATGTCACTTTGTCACGTATTGAAATGAAAAGTAAAACAATTCTCAATAAGGACTGTCGTAACGGGAAACACGATACGATATAACACCAGGACCCCTTTTTTTAGTATTCAGGCCGCATGAGCACATTCAAACCATTAAAAGCACTCACATCGCGTCGTCAGGTTCTCAAAGCGGGGCTGGCGGCCTTAACGTTAACGGGCATCGCAAAGCAGGCTCAGGCAAAAGACGAGAGCACGCTCAAAACCAGTAACGGACACAGTAAGCCAAAAACCAAAAAGCCGGGCGCAAAGCGTCTGGTGATGCTCGATCCGGGCCACGGCGGGATTGATACCGGTGCCATTGGCAAAAACGGTTCGAAAGAAAAACACGTCGTGCTGGCGATTGCAAAAAATGTGCGATCGATTTTACGCAGCAACGGCATTGACGCCCGCCTGACGCGCACGGGCGACACGTTCATTCCGCTGTACGACCGCGTCGAGATCGCCCACCAGCACGGTGCGGATCTGTTTATGTCCATTCACGCGGACGGCTTTACCAACCCTTCCGCCGCGGGCGCGTCGGTGTTTGCCCTCTCCAACCGTGGCGCCAGTAGCGCCATGGCGAAGTACCTTTCTGACCGTGAAAACCGGGCGGATGAAGTGGCCGGAAAGAAGGCCACTGACAAAGATCATCTGTTGCAGCAGGTGCTGTTCGATCTCGTGCAAACGGACACCATCAAAAACAGCCTGACGCTCGGCTCGCATATTCTCAAACGGATTAAGCCAGTGCACCGCCTGCACAGTAAAAGCACCGAACAGGCGGCGTTTGTGGTGCTGAAGTCACCGTCCATCCCGTCCGTGCTGGTGGAAACATCCTTCATTACCAACCCGGAAGAAGAACGACTGCTCGGCACCACGGCGTTTCGCCAGAAGATCGCCAACGCCATCGCCTCCGGCATTATCAGTTACTTCAACTGGTTCGATAACCAAAAAGCGCACTCCAGGAAACGTTGATGAAACCCAATGCTCAACTGGTAAAAACCTTCCTGCTGCAGCTGCAGGATGCGATCTGCCAGAAACTGGCCGCCGCAGACGGTGGTGAATTTCAGGAAGATAGCTGGCAGCGCGAGGCCGGCGGCGGCGGGCGCAGCCGCGTGCTGCGAAACGGCGGTATTTTTGAACAGGCGGGCGTAAATTTCTCCCACATTCACGGCGACGCCATGCCCGCCTCCGCTACCGCGCATCGCCCTGAGCTGGCGGGCCGCAGCTTCGAAGCGATGGGCGTTTCGCTGGTGGTGCATCCACATAACCCGTTTGTGCCCACCAGCCACGCTAACGTGCGTTTTTTCATTGCGGAGAAGCCAGGGGCCGATCCGGTCTGGTGGTTTGGCGGCGGTTTCGACCTCACGCCCTACTACGGCTTCGAAGAGGACGCCGTGCACTGGCACACCACCGCGCGGGATCTTTGCCTGCCGTTTGGCGAAGACGTCTACCCGAAATTTAAAAAGTGGTGCGACGACTACTTTTACCTGAAGCACCGCGATGAGCAGCGCGGCATCGGCGGGCTGTTCTTTGACGATCTCAACGTGCCCGATTTTGACACCGCGTTCAGCTTTATGCGCGCGGTGGGCGAAGGCTTTACCGATGCCTATATGCCCATCGTCGAACGCCGTAAAAACACCGACTACGGCGTGCGCGAGCGTGAATTCCAGCTTTACCGCCGAGGGCGCTACGTGGAGTTCAACCTGGTGTGGGATCGCGGGACGCTGTTCGGCCTGCAGACCGGCGGACGCACGGAGTCGATTCTGATGTCGATGCCGCCGCTGGTGCGCTGGGAGTACTGCTACGAGCCAAAAGAAGGCAGCCCGGAGGCTGCCTTGTATGAGTTCCTTAAAGTACGCGACTGGGTTTAACTGCCGGATGGCGCTGCGCTTATCCGGCCTACTCAACCCGTAGGTCGGGTAAGCGAACGCGCCACCCGACTCACAAGGCTTACAGCGGCTGCGTCTGCGCCTCAACCACAGCCAGCGCCACCATGTTCACGATGCGGCGCACGGAGGCAATCGGCGTTAACACATGCACCGGTTTCGCCACGCCCATCAGCACCGGTCCTACGGTCACCCCTTCAGAGCTGGAGACACGCAGCAGGTTGTAGCTGATACGCGCCGCTTCCACGTTCGGCATAATCAGTATGTTCGCCGACCCCTTAAGCGGGCTGTCCGGCATACGTTCGTTACGAATGCTTTCCACCAGCGCGGCATCGCCGTGCATCTCCCCGTCAATCATCAACTCCGGCGCGCGCTCGCGCACCAGCTCCAGCGTCTGGCGCATTTTGCACGCCGCCGCCGATTTGGACGAACCGAAGTTAGAGTGCGACAGCAGCGCTACCTTCGGCTCGATACCAAAGCGACGCACCGTTTCCGCCGCCATCACGGTGATCTCCGCCAGCTCGTCCGGGGACGGATCGTCGTTAACGTAGGTGTCAGCAATAAAGGTGTTGCCGCTCGGCAGCAGCAGCGCGTTCATCGCCCCGGCGGTGTGGACGCCGTCGCGATAGCCGAAGATCTCCTGCACCACGCTAAAGTGCTCGTGGTAGTCGCCGATGGTGCCGCAGATCAGCGCATCCGCCTCGCCGCGATGGACCATGATCGCGCCGATCACCGTCGTGTTGCTGATAACGGCTTTCTGCGCCTGCTCCTGGGTGATCCCCCGGCGCTTCATGATCGCGTAGTATTCGCTCCAGTACTCTTTGAAGCGCGGATCGGATTCGTTGTTCACGATCTCGAAGTCCACGCCCGGCTTAATCTGCAGGCCCAGCTTCTGGATCCGCATCTCGATCACGCTCGGACGACCGATCAGGATCGGCTTCGCCAGCCCTAAGGTGATCAGCTCCTGGGTAGCGTGCAGCACGCGCGCCTCTTCACCTTCCGCCAGCACCACGCGCTTCGCGTCTGCGCGGGCCTGAGAGAAGATCGGCTTCATGAACAGGTTGGTTTTATAGACAAACTCGGTGAGCTTATCGACGTAAGCGTCGAAATCCTGAATCGGACGCGTTGCCACGCCGGAGTCCATCGCCGCTTTGGCGACGGCTGGCGCAATTTTGACAATCAAACGCGGGTCGAACGGTTTTGGAATGATGTAGTCCGGGCCAAAGCTTAGATCCTGATCCCCGTACGCGGAGGCGACCACTTCGCTCTGCTCGGCGTGGGCCAGCTCGGCGATGGCGTGAACGGCGGCAAGCTTCATCTCTTCATTGATCGCCGTCGCGCCAACGTCCAGCGCGCCGCGGAAGATGAACGGGAAGCAGAGCACGTTGTTGACCTGGTTCGGGTAGTCCGAGCGGCCGGTACAGATAATGGCGTCTTCGCGCACCGCTTTCGCCAGCGGCGGCAGAATTTCCGGCTCCGGGTTCGCCAGGGCCAGAATCATCGGCGCGCGGGCCATTTTCTTCACCATCTCCTGGGTCAGCACTTTCGGGCCTGAACAGCCGAGGAAGATATCCGCGCC is a genomic window containing:
- the cysT gene encoding sulfate/thiosulfate ABC transporter permease CysT — protein: MFAVSTKRVLPGFTLSLGTSLLFVCLILLLPLSALVMQLAQMSWAQYWEVITNPQVVAAYKVTLLSAFVASIFNGVFGLLMAWILTRYRFPGRTLLDALMDLPFALPTAVAGLTLASLFSVNGLYGEWLAKFDIKVTYTWLGIAVAMAFTSIPFVVRTVQPVLEELGPEYEEAAETLGATRWQSFRKVVLPELSPALMAGVALSFTRSLGEFGAVIFIAGNIAWKTEVTSLMIFIRLQEFDYPAASAIASVILAASLLLLYSINTLQSRFGRRVVGH
- the cysA gene encoding sulfate/thiosulfate ABC transporter ATP-binding protein CysA, coding for MSIEIANIKKSFGRTQVLNDISLDIPSGQMVALLGPSGSGKTTLLRIIAGLEHQTSGHIRFHGTDVSRLHARDRKVGFVFQHYALFRHMTVFDNIAFGLTVLPRRERPDAATIKAKVTKLLEMVQLAHLADRFPAQLSGGQKQRVALARALAVEPQILLLDEPFGALDAQVRKELRRWLRQLHEELKFTSVFVTHDQEEAMEVADRVVVMSQGNIEQVDEPEQLWREPATRFVLEFMGEVNRLQGTIRGGQFHVGAHRWPLGYTSAHQGLVDLFLRPWEVDVSRRTSLDSPLPVQVLEASPKGHYTQLVVQPLGWYTEPLTVVMRDDVPPHRGERLFVGLQHARIYHGNERIETREDIALAESA
- a CDS encoding DUF2919 domain-containing protein; this translates as MKSTEIHPADFDAQGRVRLPFLFWCVLLLQARTWVLFVMAGASRGQGDTLLNLFYPDHDAFWLGLLPGVPAVVAFLCSGRRHVIPRLWRALRWLLILAQLALLFWQPVLWWLGEPLSGIGVALVVADIVALLWLLTNPRLRACFTQESD
- the cysW gene encoding sulfate/thiosulfate ABC transporter permease CysW, whose product is MAEVTQLKRYDAPRINWGKWFLIGVGVLVSALILVVPTVYIFVQAFSKGLMPALENLADPDMLHAIWLTVLIALITVPVNLVFGTLLAWLVTRFNFPGRQMLLTLLDIPFAVSPVVAGLVYLLFYGSNGPLGGWLDAHNLQIMFAWPGMVLVTIFVTCPFVVRELVPVMLSQGSNEDEAAVLLGASGWQMFRRVTLPNIRWALLYGVVLTNARAIGEFGAVSVVSGSIRGETLSLPLQIELLQQDYNTIGSFTAAALLTLMAILTLFLKSVVQWRLENQEKRQHQEGNHEH
- the maeB gene encoding NADP-dependent oxaloacetate-decarboxylating malate dehydrogenase, which translates into the protein MDEQLKQSALDFHEFPVPGKIQVSPTKPLATQRDLALAYSPGVAAPCLEIEKDPLAAYKYTARGNLVAVISNGTAVLGLGNIGALAGKPVMEGKGVLFKKFAGIDVFDIEVDELDPDKFINVVAALEPTFGGINLEDIKAPECFYIEQKLRERMNIPVFHDDQHGTAIISTAAILNGLRVVEKNLSDVRMVVSGAGAAAIACMNLLVALGMQKHNIVVCDSKGVIYKDREPNMAETKAAYAVEDDGKRTLEDVIDGADIFLGCSGPKVLTQEMVKKMARAPMILALANPEPEILPPLAKAVREDAIICTGRSDYPNQVNNVLCFPFIFRGALDVGATAINEEMKLAAVHAIAELAHAEQSEVVASAYGDQDLSFGPDYIIPKPFDPRLIVKIAPAVAKAAMDSGVATRPIQDFDAYVDKLTEFVYKTNLFMKPIFSQARADAKRVVLAEGEEARVLHATQELITLGLAKPILIGRPSVIEMRIQKLGLQIKPGVDFEIVNNESDPRFKEYWSEYYAIMKRRGITQEQAQKAVISNTTVIGAIMVHRGEADALICGTIGDYHEHFSVVQEIFGYRDGVHTAGAMNALLLPSGNTFIADTYVNDDPSPDELAEITVMAAETVRRFGIEPKVALLSHSNFGSSKSAAACKMRQTLELVRERAPELMIDGEMHGDAALVESIRNERMPDSPLKGSANILIMPNVEAARISYNLLRVSSSEGVTVGPVLMGVAKPVHVLTPIASVRRIVNMVALAVVEAQTQPL
- a CDS encoding sulfate ABC transporter substrate-binding protein, which encodes MAVTVLKKGTLALAGILLVAQAQATELLNSSYDVSRELFAALNPPFEQQWAKDNNGDKLTIKQSHAGSSKQALAILQGLKADVVTYNQVTDVQILHDKGKLIPADWQSRLPNNSSPFYSTMGFLVRKGNPKNIHDWSDLVRSDVKLIFPNPKTSGNARYTYLAAWGAADKADGNDKAKTEQFMTQFLKNVEVFDTGGRGATTTFAERGLGDVLISFESEVNNIRKQYEAQGFEVVIPKTNILAEFPVAWVDKNVQANGTEKAAKAYLNYLYSPQAQTIITDYYYRVNNPDVMNKLKDKFPQTALFRVEDHFGSWPEVMKTHFASGGELDKLLAAGRK
- a CDS encoding GNAT family acetyltransferase; amino-acid sequence: MEIRVFRQEDFEEVITLWERCDLLRPWNDPEMDIERKLNHDVSLFLVAEVNGEVVGTVMGGYDGHRGSAYYLGVHPEYRARGIANALLNRLEKKLIARGCPKIQIMVREDNDVVLGMYERLGYEHADVLSLGKRLIEDEEY
- a CDS encoding RpoE-regulated lipoprotein, producing MKSLRLLLCALPLALTGCSTLSSINWSAAYPWNWFGSSIEVTEQGVGKITASTALNQDAIQDALSRDYRLRSGMKTENGNIVRYFEALKGDKLALVINGDKGTVNHIAVLDDAIPTASGVKVGTPFSDLYKQAFGNCSSAPSDDGVAVECKAEGSQHISYVFTGTWSGPEGLMPSDDTLKSWKVSKIVWKQ
- the hemF gene encoding oxygen-dependent coproporphyrinogen oxidase; the encoded protein is MKPNAQLVKTFLLQLQDAICQKLAAADGGEFQEDSWQREAGGGGRSRVLRNGGIFEQAGVNFSHIHGDAMPASATAHRPELAGRSFEAMGVSLVVHPHNPFVPTSHANVRFFIAEKPGADPVWWFGGGFDLTPYYGFEEDAVHWHTTARDLCLPFGEDVYPKFKKWCDDYFYLKHRDEQRGIGGLFFDDLNVPDFDTAFSFMRAVGEGFTDAYMPIVERRKNTDYGVREREFQLYRRGRYVEFNLVWDRGTLFGLQTGGRTESILMSMPPLVRWEYCYEPKEGSPEAALYEFLKVRDWV
- a CDS encoding Dyp-type peroxidase, with protein sequence MSQVQSGILPEHCRAAIWIEANVKGDVDALRAASKAFVDKLATFQAKFPDAHLGAVVAFGNNVWRQLSGGEGAEELKDFIPYGKGLAPATQYDVLIHILSLRHDVNFSVAQAAVAAFGDSIEVQEEVHGFRWVEERDLSGFVDGTENPAGEEVRRDVAVIKDGVDAGGSYVFVQRWEHNLKQLNRMSVHDQEMMIGRTKEANEEIDGDERPVTSHLSRVDLKEDGKGLKIVRQSLPYGTASGTHGLYFCAYCARLHNIEQQLLSMFGDTDGKRDAMLRFTKPVTGGYYFAPSVERLLAL
- the amiA gene encoding N-acetylmuramoyl-L-alanine amidase AmiA — protein: MSTFKPLKALTSRRQVLKAGLAALTLTGIAKQAQAKDESTLKTSNGHSKPKTKKPGAKRLVMLDPGHGGIDTGAIGKNGSKEKHVVLAIAKNVRSILRSNGIDARLTRTGDTFIPLYDRVEIAHQHGADLFMSIHADGFTNPSAAGASVFALSNRGASSAMAKYLSDRENRADEVAGKKATDKDHLLQQVLFDLVQTDTIKNSLTLGSHILKRIKPVHRLHSKSTEQAAFVVLKSPSIPSVLVETSFITNPEEERLLGTTAFRQKIANAIASGIISYFNWFDNQKAHSRKR